A genomic stretch from Canis lupus familiaris isolate Mischka breed German Shepherd unplaced genomic scaffold, alternate assembly UU_Cfam_GSD_1.0 chrUn_S120H280, whole genome shotgun sequence includes:
- the LOC119878204 gene encoding beta-defensin 107A-like, translating to MSGAMRIFFLVSAALILLAHIFSAHGAIHRRMQCQKMDGRCEVECLSFEDKIGGCRAELTPLCCKKRKNN from the exons ATGTCTGGAGccatgagaatttttttcttagtttctgctGCTCTCATTCTCCTTGCTCACATTTTCTCAG CCCATGGAGCTATACACAGAAGGATGCAGTGTCAGAAGATGGATGGTCGCTGTGAGGTTGAGTGCCTTTCCTTTGAAGATAAGATTGGGGGCTGTAGAGCTGAACTGACACCACTTTGctgcaaaaaaaggaagaataattaa